One stretch of Ptiloglossa arizonensis isolate GNS036 chromosome 7, iyPtiAriz1_principal, whole genome shotgun sequence DNA includes these proteins:
- the Lace gene encoding serine palmitoyltransferase long chain base subunit isoform X1, with protein sequence MAAQITTRRRLIEHEEKTGSRNGLTFHEDFLANGHAGLQSNGRVQFPEEETRIEPAKSRSKESFERVPFITAALTHLGFYILMLLGFINQWFFTPKVAKEYNREGYAPLYENFERFYLRYVYRRVRDCWNRPICSVPGATVTLKDRITTDYGWTFQFTGTTTNCINLGSYNYLGFAEATGKCADQSIETLTKFGCASCSTRLELGNMPIHEELETLTARFLGVEDAIVFGMGFATNSLNLPSLLSSGCLVFSDEKNHASLILGLRLSGATVRVFKHNNMKHLENCLKTAVVFGQPESGEPWKKILIVVEGVYSMEGSIVNLPKILELKKKYKAYLYLDEAHSTGAMGKRGRGVCDYYGIDPHDVDILMGTFTKSFGSSGGYIAGTKTLINHLRIYGHAHSYAAAMSPPIAQQIITSMRIIAGEDGTDEGKRRTKQLARNTRYFRRRLNQIGVIIYGNEDSPVVPMIVYLFSKIGAVVRTLTTHNIATVGVGFPATPLMEGRIRFCLSAAHTKQQLDYVLSHIESLADSLGLRYSRKVRDSAPIEYYSDGETE encoded by the exons TTTCCAGAAGAAGAAACAAGAATTGAACCGGCGAAGTCAAGGTcgaaagaatcgttcgaaagaGTACCGTTTATTACGGCAGCATTGACCCATCTCGGTTTCTATATTCTTATGCTCTTGGGTTTTATAAATCAATGGTTTTTTACACCAAAAGTTGCAAAGGAATACAACAGAGAG GGTTATGCGCCACtatatgaaaattttgaaagatttTATCTCCGATACGTGTACAGGAGAGTGAGAGATTGTTGGAATAGGCCGATATGCTCTGTTCCAGGTGCAACTGTTACGCTTAAGGACAGAATAACAACAGATTACGGATGGACATTCCA GTTCACTGGAACAACcacaaattgtataaatttggGATCATACAATTATCTGGGGTTTGCTGAGGCAACTGGCAAGTGTGCTGATCAAAGTATTGAAACCCTGACAAAATTTGGTTGTGCTAGTTGTAGTACTCGCCTTGAACTTG GAAACATGCCCATTCATGAAGAATTGGAAACATTGACAGCTAGGTTTCTAGGAGTAGAGGATGCAATTGTTTTTGGAATGGGGTTTGCAACGAATTCTCTTAATCTACCTTCATTACTAAGTTCAGGTTGCTTAGTGTTTAGTGATGAGAAGAATCATGCTTCATTAATACTTGGATTAAGGCTGTCTGGTGCCACTGTTAGAGTGTTCAAGCACAACA ATATGAAACATTTAGAAAATTGCCTAAAAACTGCAGTAGTCTTTGGTCAACCAGAATCAGGAGAACCttggaagaaaatattaattgtagTAGAAGGAGTTTATTCCATGGAAGGTTCTATTGTCAACTTACCTAAGATTTTGGAGCTCAAAAAGAAGTACAAA GCATATCTTTATCTGGATGAAGCTCACAGTACTGGTGCTATGGGTAAACGTGGTAGAGGCGTTTGTGATTATTATGGAATTGATCCACATGATGTAGACATACTAATGGGCACTTTTACAAAAAGCTTTGGATCTTCTGGTGGATATATTGCTGGAACAAag ACACTAATAAATCATTTAAGGATATACGGTCACGCTCATTCCTATGCAGCAGCCATGTCTCCGCCAATAGCACAACAAATTATTACTTCAATGAGAATAATCGCCGGAGAAGATGGTACAGACGAAGGAAAGAGGAGGACAAAACAGTTAGCAAGAAACACCAGGTACTTCAGACGCAGACTCAACCAGATTGGAGTTATCATTTATGGAAATGAAGATTCACCTGTTGTACCTATGATAGTGTATTTGTTTTCTAAAATTGG TGCAGTTGTGCGAACCCTGACAACACACAATATAGCCACAGTTGGTGTTGGATTTCCAGCAACTCCTTTAATGGAAGGTAGAATACGTTTTTGCCTCTCTGCTGCACACACTAAACAACAACTAGATTAT GTGCTGTCACATATTGAAAGTCTTGCAGATTCTCTGGGTTTAAGGTATTCTCGTAAAGTTCGCGATTCAGCACCTATAGAGTACTATTCTGACGGAGAGACCGAATGA
- the LOC143149595 gene encoding gem-associated protein 6, with translation MEENSNWSHNIYKSDPLLFKSYIGMEVDILTIDGITTFGIVYTVDPVSESVVLLQTCQHNRLKIIFGHAIKNINIRSDKPCDLPELFMNTPKNLFQSSLEERKSAVIKMLQQNRFSVKEEEDILTIENVLSIKPPYESRDCICANSIILGRIQNLLSRIQT, from the exons ATGGAAGAAAATTCGAATTGGTctcataatatttataaaagtgaTCCTTTGTTGTTTAAGAGTTACATCGGAATGGAAGTGGATATTTTAACTATAGATGGTATTACAACTTTTGGTATCGTTTATACTGTTGATCCTGTATCAGAGAG TGTCGTGTTACTACAGACCTGCCAACACAATcgtttaaaaatcatttttggTCATGCAATAAAAAACATAAATATTCGTTCGGACAAACCATGCGATTTACCAGAATTATTTATGAACACACCAAAAAATCTTTTTCAATCATCATTAGAAGAACGAAAAAGTGCGGTAATAAAAATGCTTCAGCAGAATAGGTTTTCTGTAAAAGAAGAAGAGGAtattttaacgatcgaaaacgTATTATCGATAAAACCACCGTATGAATCAAGAGATTGTATTTGTGCAAACAGCATTATTTTAGGAAGAATTCAAAATCTTTTATCTCGCATACAAACTTga
- the Trs23 gene encoding trafficking protein particle complex subunit 4-like protein Trs23, with the protein MVIYGVYIVSKSGGLIFNHDHNIPRIENEKTFNYPLDIKLSYENKKIVVSFGQKDGINVGHVLSAVNGSSVVGRELENGKDVFELLEQPENFPLMLKFSRARMTTNEKIFLASMFYPLFAIASQLSPEPRCSGIEILEADTFRLHCYQTLTGIKFIVVAEPMQSGIEILLKRVYELYADYALKNPFYSLEMPIRCELFETNLQTLLENVEKSGASSV; encoded by the exons ATGGTTATATACGGTGTATATATTGTATCGAAATCAGGcggattaatttttaatcatgATCACAACATTCCACGAATTGAAAACGAAAAGACATTTAATTATCCGCTGGATATAAAACTAAGTTATGAAAACAAAAAGATTGTTGTTTCATTTGGCCAGAAGGATGGAATCAACG TGGGTCACGTTTTATCAGCAGTTAATGGCAGCTCCGTAGTGGGAAGAGAATTAGAAAATGGAAAAGATGTATTTGAACTGCTTGAACAACCAGAAAACTTTCCTTTAATGCTTAAATTTAGTCGTGCTAGGATGACaacaaatgaaaaaatttttttagcaTCCATGTTTTATCCTCTGTTTGCAATTGCCAGTCAATTGAGCCCTGAACCACGTTGTTCTGGAATTGAAATTTTGGAGGCTGACACATTTCGATTACATTGTTATCAAACATTAACTGGAATTAAATTCATTGTTGTAGCAGAGCCTATGCAaagtggaatagaaattttattgaaaagagTGTACGAATTATATGCAGATTATGCTTTAAAGAACCCTTTTTATTCATTGGAAATGCCGATCAGATGCGAACTGTTTGAAACTAATTTGCAAACTTTACtggaaaatgttgaaaaatctGGTGCCAGCAGTGTTTGA
- the Lace gene encoding serine palmitoyltransferase long chain base subunit isoform X2 produces the protein MLLGFINQWFFTPKVAKEYNREGYAPLYENFERFYLRYVYRRVRDCWNRPICSVPGATVTLKDRITTDYGWTFQFTGTTTNCINLGSYNYLGFAEATGKCADQSIETLTKFGCASCSTRLELGNMPIHEELETLTARFLGVEDAIVFGMGFATNSLNLPSLLSSGCLVFSDEKNHASLILGLRLSGATVRVFKHNNMKHLENCLKTAVVFGQPESGEPWKKILIVVEGVYSMEGSIVNLPKILELKKKYKAYLYLDEAHSTGAMGKRGRGVCDYYGIDPHDVDILMGTFTKSFGSSGGYIAGTKTLINHLRIYGHAHSYAAAMSPPIAQQIITSMRIIAGEDGTDEGKRRTKQLARNTRYFRRRLNQIGVIIYGNEDSPVVPMIVYLFSKIGAVVRTLTTHNIATVGVGFPATPLMEGRIRFCLSAAHTKQQLDYVLSHIESLADSLGLRYSRKVRDSAPIEYYSDGETE, from the exons ATGCTCTTGGGTTTTATAAATCAATGGTTTTTTACACCAAAAGTTGCAAAGGAATACAACAGAGAG GGTTATGCGCCACtatatgaaaattttgaaagatttTATCTCCGATACGTGTACAGGAGAGTGAGAGATTGTTGGAATAGGCCGATATGCTCTGTTCCAGGTGCAACTGTTACGCTTAAGGACAGAATAACAACAGATTACGGATGGACATTCCA GTTCACTGGAACAACcacaaattgtataaatttggGATCATACAATTATCTGGGGTTTGCTGAGGCAACTGGCAAGTGTGCTGATCAAAGTATTGAAACCCTGACAAAATTTGGTTGTGCTAGTTGTAGTACTCGCCTTGAACTTG GAAACATGCCCATTCATGAAGAATTGGAAACATTGACAGCTAGGTTTCTAGGAGTAGAGGATGCAATTGTTTTTGGAATGGGGTTTGCAACGAATTCTCTTAATCTACCTTCATTACTAAGTTCAGGTTGCTTAGTGTTTAGTGATGAGAAGAATCATGCTTCATTAATACTTGGATTAAGGCTGTCTGGTGCCACTGTTAGAGTGTTCAAGCACAACA ATATGAAACATTTAGAAAATTGCCTAAAAACTGCAGTAGTCTTTGGTCAACCAGAATCAGGAGAACCttggaagaaaatattaattgtagTAGAAGGAGTTTATTCCATGGAAGGTTCTATTGTCAACTTACCTAAGATTTTGGAGCTCAAAAAGAAGTACAAA GCATATCTTTATCTGGATGAAGCTCACAGTACTGGTGCTATGGGTAAACGTGGTAGAGGCGTTTGTGATTATTATGGAATTGATCCACATGATGTAGACATACTAATGGGCACTTTTACAAAAAGCTTTGGATCTTCTGGTGGATATATTGCTGGAACAAag ACACTAATAAATCATTTAAGGATATACGGTCACGCTCATTCCTATGCAGCAGCCATGTCTCCGCCAATAGCACAACAAATTATTACTTCAATGAGAATAATCGCCGGAGAAGATGGTACAGACGAAGGAAAGAGGAGGACAAAACAGTTAGCAAGAAACACCAGGTACTTCAGACGCAGACTCAACCAGATTGGAGTTATCATTTATGGAAATGAAGATTCACCTGTTGTACCTATGATAGTGTATTTGTTTTCTAAAATTGG TGCAGTTGTGCGAACCCTGACAACACACAATATAGCCACAGTTGGTGTTGGATTTCCAGCAACTCCTTTAATGGAAGGTAGAATACGTTTTTGCCTCTCTGCTGCACACACTAAACAACAACTAGATTAT GTGCTGTCACATATTGAAAGTCTTGCAGATTCTCTGGGTTTAAGGTATTCTCGTAAAGTTCGCGATTCAGCACCTATAGAGTACTATTCTGACGGAGAGACCGAATGA
- the Lace gene encoding serine palmitoyltransferase long chain base subunit isoform X3 has product MAAQITTRRRLIEHEEKTGSRNGLTFHEDFLANGHAGLQSNGRVQFPEEETRIEPAKSRSKESFERVPFITAALTHLGFYILMLLGFINQWFFTPKVAKEYNREGYAPLYENFERFYLRYVYRRVRDCWNRPICSVPGATVTLKDRITTDYGWTFQFTGTTTNCINLGSYNYLGFAEATGKCADQSIETLTKFGCASCSTRLELGNMPIHEELETLTARFLGVEDAIVFGMGFATNSLNLPSLLSSGCLVFSDEKNHASLILGLRLSGATVRVFKHNNMKHLENCLKTAVVFGQPESGEPWKKILIVVEGVYSMEGSIVNLPKILELKKKYKAYLYLDEAHSTGAMGKRGRGVCDYYGIDPHDVDILMGTFTKSFGSSGGYIAGTKDIRSRSFLCSSHVSANSTTNYYFNENNRRRRWYRRRKEEDKTVSKKHQVLQTQTQPDWSYHLWK; this is encoded by the exons TTTCCAGAAGAAGAAACAAGAATTGAACCGGCGAAGTCAAGGTcgaaagaatcgttcgaaagaGTACCGTTTATTACGGCAGCATTGACCCATCTCGGTTTCTATATTCTTATGCTCTTGGGTTTTATAAATCAATGGTTTTTTACACCAAAAGTTGCAAAGGAATACAACAGAGAG GGTTATGCGCCACtatatgaaaattttgaaagatttTATCTCCGATACGTGTACAGGAGAGTGAGAGATTGTTGGAATAGGCCGATATGCTCTGTTCCAGGTGCAACTGTTACGCTTAAGGACAGAATAACAACAGATTACGGATGGACATTCCA GTTCACTGGAACAACcacaaattgtataaatttggGATCATACAATTATCTGGGGTTTGCTGAGGCAACTGGCAAGTGTGCTGATCAAAGTATTGAAACCCTGACAAAATTTGGTTGTGCTAGTTGTAGTACTCGCCTTGAACTTG GAAACATGCCCATTCATGAAGAATTGGAAACATTGACAGCTAGGTTTCTAGGAGTAGAGGATGCAATTGTTTTTGGAATGGGGTTTGCAACGAATTCTCTTAATCTACCTTCATTACTAAGTTCAGGTTGCTTAGTGTTTAGTGATGAGAAGAATCATGCTTCATTAATACTTGGATTAAGGCTGTCTGGTGCCACTGTTAGAGTGTTCAAGCACAACA ATATGAAACATTTAGAAAATTGCCTAAAAACTGCAGTAGTCTTTGGTCAACCAGAATCAGGAGAACCttggaagaaaatattaattgtagTAGAAGGAGTTTATTCCATGGAAGGTTCTATTGTCAACTTACCTAAGATTTTGGAGCTCAAAAAGAAGTACAAA GCATATCTTTATCTGGATGAAGCTCACAGTACTGGTGCTATGGGTAAACGTGGTAGAGGCGTTTGTGATTATTATGGAATTGATCCACATGATGTAGACATACTAATGGGCACTTTTACAAAAAGCTTTGGATCTTCTGGTGGATATATTGCTGGAACAAag GATATACGGTCACGCTCATTCCTATGCAGCAGCCATGTCTCCGCCAATAGCACAACAAATTATTACTTCAATGAGAATAATCGCCGGAGAAGATGGTACAGACGAAGGAAAGAGGAGGACAAAACAGTTAGCAAGAAACACCAGGTACTTCAGACGCAGACTCAACCAGATTGGAGTTATCATTTATGGAAATGA